A region of Lycium barbarum isolate Lr01 chromosome 3, ASM1917538v2, whole genome shotgun sequence DNA encodes the following proteins:
- the LOC132631795 gene encoding probable protein phosphatase 2C 75 isoform X2 — MRSSVEDIYSTGMFSDDEEGDYIEKCRKRRQRRIQIMRRQQPKLLLLLSSGGSISSSYLGQRKMETMVGAMSVSGRQRVMEDAISIRTNLCSPEINRWRPLDFFAIYDGHGRRHVASLCSERMHILLGEELMRVRNNVDMSGSCSSRGRRQPLGGQRVEEAWKRVLTGCFSRIDEMASCTCSECGSVGYRCGCPPDELGLTGSTAVVAVLTNETIIVANCGDSRAVLSRRGSAIPLSYDHKPDRQEERSRIESCGGRVLFADGARVEGILGMSRAIGDRYLKPYVTSEPEITFTKREAEDECLILASDGLWDVISSEMACEVARECLREEDPAGDHSFSPLVEGVGEGELFSSRSASAAALLTRLALGRNSYDNISVIVVDLKRNHTGV, encoded by the exons ATGCGATCATCTGTAGAGGATATATATTCAACTGGAATGTTCAGTGACGACGAGGAAGGTGATTACATCGAGAAATGCCGGAAACGACGTCAACGTAGAATACAAATTATGAGAAGGCAACAGCCaaaactattattattattatcatctgGTGGTTCAATTTCTTCGTCATATTTGGGCCAAAGAAAGATGGAGACGATGGTTGGAGCAATGTCTGTGTCAGGAAGGCAGCGTGTAATGGAAGATGCAATTTCAATTAGAACTAATCTTTGCTCACCGGAGATCAATCGCTGGAGACCCCTTGATTTCTTTGCTATTTACGATGGACATGGTCGTCGTCAT GTAGCTTCACTGTGTAGCGAGAGGATGCACATACTACTAGGAGAAGAGCTGATGCGCGTGAGGAACAACGTAGACATGAGCGGTAGCTGCAGTTCCCGTGGAAGACGACAACCATTGGGAGGACAGAGAGTGGAGGAAGCATGGAAAAGAGTGTTGACGGGTTGTTTCTCGAGAATAGACGAGATGGCATCATGCACATGTAGCGAGTGCGGAAGTGTGGGCTATCGGTGCGGGTGCCCACCGGACGAGTTGGGACTAACGGGCTCCACTGCGGTGGTTGCAGTTTTGACAAATGAAACAATCATTGTAGCCAATTGCGGTGACTCACGTGCGGTTCTTAGCCGCAGGGGAAGTGCGATCCCTCTTTCTTACGATCATAAG CCTGACAGACAAGAAGAACGTTCCAGAATCGAGTCGTGTGGAGGCCGAGTTCTTTTTGCAGATGGAGCACGAGTTGAAGGAATTCTTGGCATGTCTAGGGCGATAG GAGACAGGTATTTAAAACCGTATGTCACATCAGAGCCTGAGATTACCTTCACAAAAAGGGAAGCGGAGGATGAGTGCTTGATTCTTGCGAGTGATGGCTTGTGGGATGTTATATCAAGTGAAATGGCCTGTGAGGTTGCTAGAGAGTGTCTTCGAGAAGAAGATCCAGCTGGGGATCATAGTTTCAGTCCTTTGGTAGAAGGTGTTGGTGAAGGAGAATTATTTTCTTCGCGAAGTGCATCGGCAGCAGCGCTGCTTACTCGGCTTGCTCTGGGACGGAATAGCTATGATAATATTAGTGTAATTGTGGTTGATTTGAAAAGAAATCATACTGGTGTATAG
- the LOC132631795 gene encoding probable protein phosphatase 2C 75 isoform X1 produces the protein MRSSVEDIYSTGMFSDDEEGDYIEKCRKRRQRRIQIMRRQQPKLLLLLSSGGSISSSYLGQRKMETMVGAMSVSGRQRVMEDAISIRTNLCSPEINRWRPLDFFAIYDGHGRRHVNPTVASLCSERMHILLGEELMRVRNNVDMSGSCSSRGRRQPLGGQRVEEAWKRVLTGCFSRIDEMASCTCSECGSVGYRCGCPPDELGLTGSTAVVAVLTNETIIVANCGDSRAVLSRRGSAIPLSYDHKPDRQEERSRIESCGGRVLFADGARVEGILGMSRAIGDRYLKPYVTSEPEITFTKREAEDECLILASDGLWDVISSEMACEVARECLREEDPAGDHSFSPLVEGVGEGELFSSRSASAAALLTRLALGRNSYDNISVIVVDLKRNHTGV, from the exons ATGCGATCATCTGTAGAGGATATATATTCAACTGGAATGTTCAGTGACGACGAGGAAGGTGATTACATCGAGAAATGCCGGAAACGACGTCAACGTAGAATACAAATTATGAGAAGGCAACAGCCaaaactattattattattatcatctgGTGGTTCAATTTCTTCGTCATATTTGGGCCAAAGAAAGATGGAGACGATGGTTGGAGCAATGTCTGTGTCAGGAAGGCAGCGTGTAATGGAAGATGCAATTTCAATTAGAACTAATCTTTGCTCACCGGAGATCAATCGCTGGAGACCCCTTGATTTCTTTGCTATTTACGATGGACATGGTCGTCGTCATGTAAACCCAACG GTAGCTTCACTGTGTAGCGAGAGGATGCACATACTACTAGGAGAAGAGCTGATGCGCGTGAGGAACAACGTAGACATGAGCGGTAGCTGCAGTTCCCGTGGAAGACGACAACCATTGGGAGGACAGAGAGTGGAGGAAGCATGGAAAAGAGTGTTGACGGGTTGTTTCTCGAGAATAGACGAGATGGCATCATGCACATGTAGCGAGTGCGGAAGTGTGGGCTATCGGTGCGGGTGCCCACCGGACGAGTTGGGACTAACGGGCTCCACTGCGGTGGTTGCAGTTTTGACAAATGAAACAATCATTGTAGCCAATTGCGGTGACTCACGTGCGGTTCTTAGCCGCAGGGGAAGTGCGATCCCTCTTTCTTACGATCATAAG CCTGACAGACAAGAAGAACGTTCCAGAATCGAGTCGTGTGGAGGCCGAGTTCTTTTTGCAGATGGAGCACGAGTTGAAGGAATTCTTGGCATGTCTAGGGCGATAG GAGACAGGTATTTAAAACCGTATGTCACATCAGAGCCTGAGATTACCTTCACAAAAAGGGAAGCGGAGGATGAGTGCTTGATTCTTGCGAGTGATGGCTTGTGGGATGTTATATCAAGTGAAATGGCCTGTGAGGTTGCTAGAGAGTGTCTTCGAGAAGAAGATCCAGCTGGGGATCATAGTTTCAGTCCTTTGGTAGAAGGTGTTGGTGAAGGAGAATTATTTTCTTCGCGAAGTGCATCGGCAGCAGCGCTGCTTACTCGGCTTGCTCTGGGACGGAATAGCTATGATAATATTAGTGTAATTGTGGTTGATTTGAAAAGAAATCATACTGGTGTATAG